CTATTGAAATTATGGATGATTCTTTCATTAATAGCATCGAAAAATATTTGTCTGTAGAGAAAGAGATTGACTCCCCCTACCTCTTTGTCTATCCAGATATTGGGAATGTGTCTGCATGGCATAATGATGTCTACAGTGAATTTTATCTTGGCCATCATGCCATCGCAGCTCTCCATCTCAAGGATACTTATGCAGTGACAGAAAATTCAAAGGGTCAGTTCCGAGATGTACCTTTTGGGCAAGGTTGTGTCAAATGGGAAGAAGCTTTCGATATTTTAAAGCAAACCAATTATAATGGTCCTTTCCTAATCGAAATGTGGTCTGAAAATTGTGAAACTGTAGAAGAAACACGCGCAGCTATTCAAGAGGCCCAAGCTTTTCTCTACCCACTAATTAAGAAAGCAGGTTTGATGTAAGATGAATCAAGTAATCAATGCTATGCGTAAACGAGTCTGTGATGCCAATCAATCATTACCGAAACATGGACTTGTCAAATTTACCTGGGGTAATGTATCTGAAGTCAATCGCGAACTAGGTGTCATTGTTATCAAACCATCAGGCGTAGATTATGACGAATTGACACCTGAAAACATGGTAGTGACTGATCTAGATGGTGAGGTCCTAGAAGGGGATTTAAGACCATCTTCTGATCTTCCAACTCATGTGCAGTTATATAAGGCTTGGTCAGAAATTGGTAGTGTGGTCCACACCCATTCGACAGAAGCAGTTGGTTGGGCTCAAGCTGGACGCGATATTCCTTTCTACGGAACAACCCACGCAGATTATTTCTACGGTTCAATCCCTTGCGCCCGTAGTTTGACCAAGAACGAAGTAGAAGTGGCCTATGAAAAGGATACCGGCCTGGTTATCGTAGAAGAGTTTGAACGTCGCGGACTTAACCCAGTTGAAGTACCAGGGATTGTCGTACGAAATCACGGTCCATTCACTTGGGGCAAAAACCCAGAGAATGCTGTCTATCACTCTGTTGTACTAGAGGAAGTATCTAAGATGAATCGCTTCACAGAGCAAATCAATCCAAGGGTTGAACCTGCTCCCCAGTACATCCTAGAAAAGCACTACCAACGTAAACATGGACCAAATGCTTATTACGGTCAAAAGAAATAAGAAAATGAATTGAAAAGAGGCTAGGACCTTTCGATCCAAGCCTCGCTTTTGTAATTGTAAGTATTCGTTATTAAGAGACTACTATTGATAATTGAAATGCGTTGGTTAATGTGATACTATTATAAAGTTGTTTTCAAGGCAGTTGATTGATAGAGGAGTATGAAATATGGTACTGGATAAGGCAAGTTGTGATTTGCTTCAATATTTGATGGATCAAGAAACGTCCAAAACGATTATGGCGATTTCGAAAGATTTGAAAGAGTCAAGAAGGAAAATTTATTATCACATTGACAAAATCAATGCTGCTCTGGATGACGAGGCGCTTCACATCATTAGTATTCCACGAATTGGTATTCACTTAACGGAAGAGCAGAGAGATGCTTGTTGTGAACTATTATCGGAAGTAGATTCGTACGATTATATCATGAGTGCGCATGAACGTATGATGATAATGTTACTATGGATAGGTATTTCTAAAGAACGTATTACGATTGAAAAATTGATGGAGTTAACAGAGGTATCTAGGAATACTGTTCTCAATGATTTGAATAGTATTCGTTATCAACTAACTTTGGAACAATATCAGGTGACCTTGCAAGTGAGCAAGTCACAGGGATACCACCTTCATGCCCACCCTCTTAATAAAATTCAGTATCTTCAATCGCTTCTATATCATATTTTTATGGAAGAGAATGCCACTTTTGTATCTATTTTAGAAGATAAGATGAAAGAGAGGTTAGATGATGAGTGTTTGCTTTCTGTTGAAATGAACCAATTTTTTAAGGAACAGGTTCCTTTAGTTGAACAAGATTTAGGGAAGAAAATAAACCATCATGAAGTAACTTTTATGTTGCAGGTTTTACCTTATTTGCTGTTAAGCTGTCATAATGTTGAACAGTATCAAGAAAGACATCAGGATATAGAGAAAGAATTTTCTTTGATAAGAAAAAGAATAGAGTATCAGGTGTCTAAGAAATTAGGAGAACGGTTGTTTCAAAAGTTTGAAATTTCTTTGTCAGAACTTGAAGTTTCTCTTGTAGCTGTTCTTCTCCTCTCCTATCGTAAAGATTTGGATGTTCATGCAGAAAGTGATGATTTTCGGCAATTAAAACTTGCTTTAGAAGAATTTATCTGGTATTTTGAATCACAAATCCGAATGGAGATTGAGAACAAGGATGATTTGTTAAGAAATTTGATGATCCACTGTAAAGCCTTGTTATTTAGAAAGACTTATGGTATTTTTTCTAAAAATCCTCTAACAAAACAAATTCGATCCAAGTATGGAGAATTATTTTTAGTCACTAGAAAATCTGCGGAAATTTTAGAAGGAGCGTGGTTTATTCGGCTAACAGACGATGATATTGCCTATTTGACGATTCATATTGGAGGATTTTTAAAGTATACACCATCGTCTCAACAAAATATGAAAAAAGTTTATCTCGTTTGTGATGAAGGTGTTGCGGTTTCGAGACTTTTGCTGAAACAATGCAAACTTTATTTTCCAAATGAGCAAATTGGCACTGTATTTACAACAGAACAATTTAAGAGTGTGGAAGATATTGCACAAGTTGATGTAGTGATTACTACTAATGATGATTTGGATAGCAGATTTCCGGTTTTAAGGGTTAATCCTATCCTTGAAGCAGAAGATATTTTGAAAATGCTAGACTATCTTAAACACAATATATTTCGTAATGAGAGCAAAAGTTTCAGTGAAAATCTTTCTAGTCTTATTTCGTCTTATATTGTAGACAGCAAGCTGGCTAGTAAGTTCCAAGAAGAGGTTCAAACACTTATAAATCAAGAAATAGTAGTTCAAGCTTTTTTGGAAGATATTTGAAGGACAGTCCAATGATGAACACAAACCTGTGTTTTTCTTGGTCTTTTTTAGTGTTTTGAAGGGTGGTATACTAATCTCAAAGATAACAATTATATCCAAAGGAGGCAACATATGCCAAACGTCAAAGAAATTACAAGAGAGTCATGGATTTTAGCTACTTTTCCAGAGTGGGGAACCTGGTTGAACGAAGAAATCGAAGAAGAAGTCGTACCTGAAGGTAACTTTGCCATGTGGTGGCTAGGCAACTGTGGTACTTGGATTAAGACACCAGGTGGTGCTAACGTTGTTATGGATCTTTGGTCAAATCGTGGAAAATCAACTAAAAAAGTGAAAGATATGGTTCGAGGGCATCAAATGGCAAATATGGCAGGTGTTCGTAAGTTGCAACCAAACTTGCGTGTTCAGCCAATGGTTATTGATCCATTTGCTATCAACGAACTCGACTACTACTTGGTTT
Above is a genomic segment from Streptococcus mitis containing:
- the araD gene encoding ribulose phosphate epimerase (catalyzes the isomerization of L-ribulose 5-phosphate to D-xylulose 5-phosphate in the anaerobic catabolism of L-ascorbate; links the arabinose metabolic pathway to the pentose phosphate pathway and allows the bacteria to use arabinose as an energy source); amino-acid sequence: MNQVINAMRKRVCDANQSLPKHGLVKFTWGNVSEVNRELGVIVIKPSGVDYDELTPENMVVTDLDGEVLEGDLRPSSDLPTHVQLYKAWSEIGSVVHTHSTEAVGWAQAGRDIPFYGTTHADYFYGSIPCARSLTKNEVEVAYEKDTGLVIVEEFERRGLNPVEVPGIVVRNHGPFTWGKNPENAVYHSVVLEEVSKMNRFTEQINPRVEPAPQYILEKHYQRKHGPNAYYGQKK
- a CDS encoding ascorbate 6-phosphate lactonase, with the protein product MVLDKASCDLLQYLMDQETSKTIMAISKDLKESRRKIYYHIDKINAALDDEALHIISIPRIGIHLTEEQRDACCELLSEVDSYDYIMSAHERMMIMLLWIGISKERITIEKLMELTEVSRNTVLNDLNSIRYQLTLEQYQVTLQVSKSQGYHLHAHPLNKIQYLQSLLYHIFMEENATFVSILEDKMKERLDDECLLSVEMNQFFKEQVPLVEQDLGKKINHHEVTFMLQVLPYLLLSCHNVEQYQERHQDIEKEFSLIRKRIEYQVSKKLGERLFQKFEISLSELEVSLVAVLLLSYRKDLDVHAESDDFRQLKLALEEFIWYFESQIRMEIENKDDLLRNLMIHCKALLFRKTYGIFSKNPLTKQIRSKYGELFLVTRKSAEILEGAWFIRLTDDDIAYLTIHIGGFLKYTPSSQQNMKKVYLVCDEGVAVSRLLLKQCKLYFPNEQIGTVFTTEQFKSVEDIAQVDVVITTNDDLDSRFPVLRVNPILEAEDILKMLDYLKHNIFRNESKSFSENLSSLISSYIVDSKLASKFQEEVQTLINQEIVVQAFLEDI